The DNA window AAAGTTGCAGGTAATGAAAAAGGGGTGGCCGTTCTGATTGATGATGACGAAGAAGGCCCACTTGATAATATTGAATATGATTTACTCCGTTCCGTGGTCAAAAAAGAGGTTGGGACTCTTCTTGAAAGAGTTTGCATTATGTTGTGTATGGAGCTTGGTTATAATCCGAAAAATTTGGTTCTTATTGAGAAACGAGATTTTAAGAAAAACATATTTAACGATGACCAAATTTATTATTCCTTAAACGTCCCGCGGATTAAAAAGAGATTGGCCAGTAGGGTTGTACGGTCTCGCAAGATATCAAAACGGCTTGGAAAATTTATTGATGAACTAATACACTCAAATTCAAAATACGACAGTAACTATGGGGATAAATGTCCGGTACTCTATAGTCGTAATAAGCGTTATTTTGCTTCGAGCTCTATGAAAAGATTTGAACATCATATGGTTACATCTGAATTTACACAACTCATTGTCAACTATGCCAAAAAAGCGAAAATTGTATCTCCCAGAACAGGGGATATACTTCATCTTACCCCGCGAAGATTACGGTATACCTTCGCTACTCGTTTGGTTGAACAAGGGGCTTCTCCTTCTGTAGTGGCAGAAGCTCTCGACCATACTGATTTACAGAATGTAGGTGTCTACTTCAAAGCACGAGGGCAGATTGTTGGAGATTTGGATAAGGCATTGGATTCAAATCCTCACTATAAGGATATAATAAATAAATTTCAGGGTATTGTCTTAGAGCGAGATCAAACAAGCGGGATTCCAACAATTCCAGGGCAAATCTCGATATATAAGAGCCTCGGAGGTATTGGTGGCTGTGGATCGAAGTCTTTATGTAAATTTTATCCTCCGCTTTCATGTTATTTATGCCCAAGTTTTCAGGCATGGAGAGATGGACCTCATAAGGAAGTTTTAGCTGAATTAAAGGAACTTGCTCGGAGAGTTGCAGCTTCGTCAGGATATCCAGTAGCGCGAATTAAAAATCAGGTTGATGATGTGATTGTTGCTATTTCCCAATTGATAACTAAGATTGAATGTATGGAGGAGTCATGAGTCCGAGTTCAGAAAGGGAACGTCTACTTTTGTTAATTGAGAATGCAAAATTTTTACCCGTATATCCTGATGTTAACTGGAATGAGCATGTTTGGGATGTAACGCAGTATGAAAAAACAAAAGGCCATAAAAATCGCGCATTTCGTTTAAAATTTTTACAGAGACATAGCTCTCGTGTTGCCTTAGATAAAAGAATTCCATTTAAAAGTGATTTTGCAGAGTGGTGCAAGTGCATGATCAAAATGAAGCAGATGAAAAGCAATATTACTTTCAATCAGCATCAGGTAAAATTGAATTCTATGGGGATTCTGCACGATATTTTGAGCATAAACGATGCTAATTGTGATCCCACCCTGTTAAATAAAAAGAATTTTAAAGCGGTAGAAGAGGTCCTGATTAAGGACTTCGAACAGACAACAGCTTACAGAATGTCAAAGACATTGGAAGAAGTCTCGGATTTTCTTGACCATCATCGGCTGACTAGAGTTAAGATTAGGTATAAATCACAGATAAAAAGGCCTAAGTCTGGAGATTTAAGGTCTAAAGAAGGTCAAAAGCGTGGTTGGTCAAAAATACCCTCTGAAGAAATTTTTGAAGCTCTTGCTGAAATTTCTAACAACACAATTGATAAGAATGAATTAATCTTGATTCGAATTGTTGATTTGCTTGTTGTTGGAGGTTTCCGAATTGGAGAAGTCCTTTCGCTTCCAGTTAAATGTTGGGTAAGTAAGCCTCAGTTCTCTGATTCAGGCAAGCCATTGATCGATGAGGATACTGGAAATCAAATTGTTAGTTGTGGAATAAGGTATTGGCCAGAAAAAGGTCATGAGCCGTCGATTAAATGGATTCCTTCTCATGCTGTCCCACTGGCGAAAAGGGCTATTGAGGACTTGATAAAAGAATGTGGCAAAGCCAGAGGGCGAGCTCGGATTCTTGAGCGCAATACTAATAGGGTGCCATTCTCGGCGCAAAAAAGTTCAAAGGATTTAATTACAACAAACGAAGTTCAGAAAATAGTGGGTTGTCGATGTGGTGGGGATTTTGTAAGGCAACTTGGCCTTAAGCCTGCAAAAGTTGAATCTTTTGAAAAAGGAAAGAGATATTTATATCGTGTCGGAGAGATTGAGACAGCATTATTTGAACGACTCAGGCCATTAGTTGTTCTTGAAAGAGATAATGGGAAAAAACAGGTGCTCTCAGAATCTTTATGTGTTTGTTATTTTTATCAGTTTAAATCAAGCAGTACTAATAAGTTGATTGCACAGCCTATTAATGAACAACATATATCTGATTTATTGGGAGGAAGAAAAACAGTTAAGTCAGCCTTTAGTCGTCGGGGAATGAAAGCCTCAGATGGCAGTGCATTTCATGTTAATACCCATGCTTTCAGGCATTGGCTTAATACACTAGCAGATAACGGTGGGTTAAATGAATTGCAGCTTGCACGTTGGATGGGCAGAAAGGACGTCAGGAATAATGAGGCGTACAAACATGGCACTGTTGCACAACGGGTGGAAATGTCCAAGAAATTGATTAAAGACGGTGGATTGGCAGGGCCTATTGCTGACGTATATGAGGGACTTGATCCTGTGGAGCGTGAACTCTTTTTAGAGGCTCATGTTAATACTGCCCATTTCACTCCTTATGGTCTTTGCCTCCATGACTATTCAATCGAACCATGTGAATATCATCTGAAGTGTCTTGATGGCTGTCTAGAGTATCTTCGAATTAAAGGGAATCAGCAAGAAAGGAAAGAGCTTAAAAAATTACAAGTGGTTTTAGAAATACAAATTGCAAAGTATCGTGATGCTAGTGGGCAGTTTGTTGAATCTGAAAATCCCTTCTTGAACCATTCATTACGACAGTTGGACGGGGTTAAAGCTGCTTTAGATGTCGATGCTGATAGTGACACAAGCATTGACAAAGTCATAATTAGTGTTTTTCCAAAAGCAGGTGAGAAGGATAAAAGTGGTGAGGGAGATAAAGATGGCGCGTGGCAGAAGACAGCTTAGAGGAGATAAACTTAAGGCTGCAATTCTGGCTGAATTGGGAAGAATGTCAAATTTGTCACCTAAAACCGATCCAATTTCTATTTCCAGTCTAGCTGATAGGCTTAAAGTTTCACGACAATCTATTTATTCAAATAAATTTAAACCATTAGTTGATGAGTTTGCAGAGCTGCAGCGTAGTAATTATAATCAGAATATTGAAGTAGGGATTAAAAGGAAACCTTTAGAAAAAAGAATTGAAGATCTTGAAAAAGAAAATGCTGATTTAAAAGCACGCCTTGATAACTATATAGAGCGGTGGGTTGCAATTGAGTATAACGCAAGGATGATGGGAATAAATGCTGATGATCTATTTGTTGTAGCTCCCAAACCTCTTCGGAGTATTCGGCGAAAATAAAAGCCGAAACGCTATTTGGTTTGCGAAGTCTGGTGGATCTACTATACAATTGTACAAATGAAGGTTTACGTAGGTTAGCTTATACGGATGGAATTTTTAGCTATATACATTATTTAAAATTTCATTTTCAGCCATGTAAATCGTGATATTCAATTTTCTTCGTCTCCGCGAAACTGAAGTCACAGAGCATTTTATTTTCTTCGCAAGTTCCTGGTCAGGCATTGAACCTAGCCGGTGATCATATTTTTTCCAGTTAATCTTGGGTGGTGTAGAGTTAAAGGGTTTGATTTTTAATTTCAAGCGGCGCTTAGCCACTGTCGGAGCCTCACACCCTATCTGTTTTGCAATTTCATAATCGATTTTTGTGCCAAGTAATTGGTCCCATCTGCTCCAGTCAATTCTTTTTCCCATCAGCGTTCCTTTCTTTAAGAAATCTTCTTCGGCATTCTACAGAACAACTGCTACACTTAATTTTTTGGCAAGCTCCACACTAGACAAGTTCAGCAAGATGGTCCTTGTTGGCCCCCTCTGTAGGGGGCAATATTAAGTTTTTTGCGTCTATTATAAACAGATTTTGGTGAGCATTTTATAATCTTAGCAATTTTTGGGTCTGACTTTGTTCCAAGAAGATGATCCCATTTTTTCCAATTTATAAATTCACTTTTAGGTAAGAAGGGAGGAATGTTTAAGGCGTTTCGTTTTCGCCTGATACAGGTAGTGCTGTAACCAATTATTTCAGCAATTTTATTATCAGTATTAGTCCCGAGTAAGTGTTCATACTTAATCCAATCTATTTTTTTTTGTGGTTTAACAAAATCTGGAATGCCTAACTTCTTGCGTCGTTTGGATACGGTTGCACTTGCGCAGCCTATCTTTTTTGCAAGCTTATAATCCGTATCCGTTCCAAGTAGATGATCCCATTTGGCCCAATCATTAATTTTGCATTTTTGCTTTGCATCAATATTAAGAACTATACGTCGATCATATACAGTTCGTGTTGAACATCCTATTATCTTCGCTACTTCAGGATCTGTTTTAGTTCCGGCAAAATGATCTAATTTTTCCCAGTCAATAATGGGGTTTTTAGCCGTATACGAAGGTATCCCCAACTCTTTTCGTTTGCTAGTGACTCTATTTGTAACACAGCCAATTTTTTTAGCAATTCTTCTATCTATATCAGTGCCAAGTAAATGTTCGTATTTTACCCAGTCCAAAAAAAATTGTCTAATAAAGGCGGAAATCCCTAGTTTCTTACGTCTGAGGGATACAGTTATAACTGCACACCCTATATCTTTTGCAAGGCTACGATCTGTATCTTTACCAAGTAGATGATCCCATTTAGACCAATCAATTTTATTAACACATTTCACTCTGTACTCATTATTTATATATTTTTATCTGTCAGTACGTTTGCCAACATCTGAAGTAGGTGATTTCGTTTTAAATGTATTAATTCAGGGCGTTCATTAATAATATATATTATCCTCAAAGAGTAACGCTAACAAAATATAACATCCTAGTTTATTGGTTTATTTTCAAACTATTAATTTGATGCGTCTTTTTTTGAGGGTTTTGTGTTTGGTAAAGGGTAATGATCAATTTTTGAAGAAAGCATATCCATCATTTTAGAAATTCTAGTACTGCCTTTTTCAAATTTATAAGAATCCCATTGGCCCACGCGAAGATTTACTTTTCCAGCTTCTTTTCCTAAATGGTAAGCTGATATTTCAGCATCTGAAAGAAAAAGAGCCAAGTCCCATGACCATCTACCATAGTATCTCAATGTCCAGTCACAAATTTCATTATTTGAAGTTTGTGGAACCACTTGGTATGCAATTTTTTCTTTATTAAGCCATTCCTCCATGGCAACTAAGAAGCCAGGTCTCGTTTCTGGATCTTCGATAATACAAACATGTTGAGCCTGAAGGATATCTGGCGCAGGTCGATTAATTACATCAAATTTTCCACATCCAGTCATTATGGATAATATTGAGACTAAGCAAAACAATTTTAAAATCTTCATCCTCTCCCCTCCTTTATAAGGTCATTTGGTGTAGTCTAATTTGTGTAATTTGGTCAAGCTGTTAGATGAAAAATAGTTGTGATAGTATCATTGATTCGTTTCTTGTTAAGTCTTCAATTTATATCAGTTGTTATGAAATATAGATTGTTGTATTAAAGTTAGGCTTTTTGAGAGCAGAGGGTTACCAATCAGTAAGTTTGCCTACATCCGAAATTGGTAATTCCGTTCTAAATGTATAAATTTTAGGTCGTTCGTATATGGTTAGATTCGAGGATGCGAGAGAGCTAATCTCGCGTTCAGTCTTTCCTGAATCTATATCGGTTTGTGATACGTTTGGAGTAGGAATGATGACAATCTTTAACCTGTCTCCTTCTTCTGGTCGCATTAAGCGCACTGAACAGTCGCAAACAGGTGGAAGTGTTTTAAAAAAAGCTTCTATTTTGGAAGGATATACATTTATTCCTGCAACTTGAATGGCTTTGTCTACACGTCGTAGGGGAATAAAATTGTACTCATCCTTCCATTTTAATGTGTCTTGTAATTGATAAGAAATTCCATCGTGTTCAGCTGAGTTAATTCTACGCAATGAATTTTCTTCTTCTTTTTTCCAGTATGGAAATAAAGTGTAATTAACTGTCGGGGAATGTCTAAAGCCTACACCACTTGTTTCAGAGGAGCCGTAGACTTCTGTCATTCGGCTTAGTCCATTTGCTCGTAAGGTTAATATTACGTCTGGGGGGCAAGGGGCTGTGGATGTTACTCCATAGATATCTGATGCAAATTTTGCTTCAGTATTTTTTAGTTTCTTCCATAGAAGAGGAAATGAAATAATAAGATCTCCTTTTCTAAAGTTTTTAACAAGATCGGGCGTTGGCATGGGGTGTTTGTGGCAGGCGGGGATCTCTAGTGCTTTGGGTAACAGTACGGAGAATAGAAATCCATATATATGATGCCTAGGCACAAGATTGACAATTCTAGTACGATTTTTAAATTCTTTCGCTAACGAATAAATCTCTTGAGTTAGGTCAGAAAAGAAATGTGAGGATGGAGTTGGAGTTCCCGTGCTTCCTGAGGTATAAAAAGTGATTTTCTTAGGGTTTCCTTTTGTGAAGGCAAAAATATTTTCTGCCATAGAGTAAATATTAATTTTAGAAAGTTGTTTTTGGGGTACATCAAACATATGGGCTATCTTTTTAAGCACAACTTCAAGGTTTGAAATTGATGTCACATCCGGTATGAAAGAATTTGCTAATGTACCGTTAACCAGATTATCCATGCGTTTCTGAAAATTCATTTCTGCGAGTAATGTTGAAGAAATAATTTCCAAAATATCTTGTACTGTTAGGCTGTATTTAGTGCTCATATATGTTAATTTATGTGGTTAATATTTATGATTCCAAAGCCGTTGTTCGCTTTTTCGATGCAAATTGCATGTCCTTTTTGAGATGCAAATATAGCAGAAGCAATAAGTTCTATCCCTGCAGATGTGGGCATATCTCCACCATATGCTGAGGTTGCTTTAATGCCTATTTCGTTGAGCTTACTTAGTGTGCGTGCAGGTGCGAATACTTTGTGGGATTTAATTTGCGTGATTATTTGTTCTTGCGAAACTATGTTTAAGTCAATGGTTCCATATTGGACCTTTTGAATTGACGGTTTCGTTAAAACAAAAAATGCTGCCCCTTCACTGACTGTTACTGGGGGACGGTTTGGTCCGAGATCTTTTTCGGATATCATTCGGCTGGTGTTGTCTTTAAGAAGAGGGGTTATTTCATCAACTGCTCCAAGTAGAACTTTTTCTACTCTTCCTTCATCTATCCAACAAGCTGCTGTTGTTAACGCTGAATATACTGGACTGTGTAGTTGACAGATAGTTGTATATGGGCAGCTTAGGTTTAAAAATTGACTTAGTACAGCTGTCGGAATGTTATGTACAGAATGTGAAAATGCAAGTGGTGACGCGCAATTTGTGCCAAAATCAAGGATTGAGTCCAAAAAATCAAATGTTTTTTGTGAAGGTCCATATCCTGAGCATAAAATTATCCCCATATTCTCTGGAACATTAATTTCATTATCTAAATTTGTTTCCTTCTTAGAGTCTAGTAAAGCACGGCAGGCTGCAAGTAACGCCATTTTAGAATAGTGATCAACTCTCCGTAGCTGTCTCTGCTGAAAAAAAATGTTAAGATCTGAAGTGTCAGCAGTTTCATTTATAGCAGGGATAGTTAGATTCTTAAGTGCTGCTGTTTTAATGATTTCAAAATTTATTCCAGGAGCAACGAGACCAATTCCTGTGATTGCAAGGGGTGTCATCTTTATTTCCGTTTAAATATTATAGCAGAATTATTTCCACCGAAGGCTAGGGATTGAGATAAAGCAAATTCAGCATTAATTGCAGTTTTTAGTTGCACAGGACTAATTCCAATATCAGGGT is part of the Desulfovibrio gilichinskyi genome and encodes:
- a CDS encoding AMP-binding protein; translation: MSTKYSLTVQDILEIISSTLLAEMNFQKRMDNLVNGTLANSFIPDVTSISNLEVVLKKIAHMFDVPQKQLSKINIYSMAENIFAFTKGNPKKITFYTSGSTGTPTPSSHFFSDLTQEIYSLAKEFKNRTRIVNLVPRHHIYGFLFSVLLPKALEIPACHKHPMPTPDLVKNFRKGDLIISFPLLWKKLKNTEAKFASDIYGVTSTAPCPPDVILTLRANGLSRMTEVYGSSETSGVGFRHSPTVNYTLFPYWKKEEENSLRRINSAEHDGISYQLQDTLKWKDEYNFIPLRRVDKAIQVAGINVYPSKIEAFFKTLPPVCDCSVRLMRPEEGDRLKIVIIPTPNVSQTDIDSGKTEREISSLASSNLTIYERPKIYTFRTELPISDVGKLTDW
- a CDS encoding Sbal_3080 family lipoprotein, which produces MKILKLFCLVSILSIMTGCGKFDVINRPAPDILQAQHVCIIEDPETRPGFLVAMEEWLNKEKIAYQVVPQTSNNEICDWTLRYYGRWSWDLALFLSDAEISAYHLGKEAGKVNLRVGQWDSYKFEKGSTRISKMMDMLSSKIDHYPLPNTKPSKKDASN
- a CDS encoding tyrosine-type recombinase/integrase codes for the protein MVRLRSKSTTVESNVFYQWENPRIVYDRFGHSVDTIGNAWELTDPSLTEVLNWNLIRVEDSLLNSFKCYIAYCIEVKAARTARNTFYYFLESINKSYEYWRYPLQMDDLLGILDFFRSKRTEHKFHWIRKWYTWCADVEIPGFYQEISEELLDIKVAGNEKGVAVLIDDDEEGPLDNIEYDLLRSVVKKEVGTLLERVCIMLCMELGYNPKNLVLIEKRDFKKNIFNDDQIYYSLNVPRIKKRLASRVVRSRKISKRLGKFIDELIHSNSKYDSNYGDKCPVLYSRNKRYFASSSMKRFEHHMVTSEFTQLIVNYAKKAKIVSPRTGDILHLTPRRLRYTFATRLVEQGASPSVVAEALDHTDLQNVGVYFKARGQIVGDLDKALDSNPHYKDIINKFQGIVLERDQTSGIPTIPGQISIYKSLGGIGGCGSKSLCKFYPPLSCYLCPSFQAWRDGPHKEVLAELKELARRVAASSGYPVARIKNQVDDVIVAISQLITKIECMEES
- a CDS encoding beta-ketoacyl synthase chain length factor, with the protein product MTPLAITGIGLVAPGINFEIIKTAALKNLTIPAINETADTSDLNIFFQQRQLRRVDHYSKMALLAACRALLDSKKETNLDNEINVPENMGIILCSGYGPSQKTFDFLDSILDFGTNCASPLAFSHSVHNIPTAVLSQFLNLSCPYTTICQLHSPVYSALTTAACWIDEGRVEKVLLGAVDEITPLLKDNTSRMISEKDLGPNRPPVTVSEGAAFFVLTKPSIQKVQYGTIDLNIVSQEQIITQIKSHKVFAPARTLSKLNEIGIKATSAYGGDMPTSAGIELIASAIFASQKGHAICIEKANNGFGIININHIN
- a CDS encoding AsnC family protein; translated protein: MGKRIDWSRWDQLLGTKIDYEIAKQIGCEAPTVAKRRLKLKIKPFNSTPPKINWKKYDHRLGSMPDQELAKKIKCSVTSVSRRRRKLNITIYMAENEILNNVYS